From Aristaeella lactis, the proteins below share one genomic window:
- a CDS encoding potassium channel family protein: MKSYVVIGLGRFGSELATRLYACGEEVMAIDMDEQLIDKIADRVTRAVAADARDPDVLKKLGVENFDRAVVAVGSDLAASALITMNLKALNAPFIICKAHDDTYKDILEKLGADRVIIPEREVADKLALGLTHAGVMEYIELSQEFGIVEMQPIAEWVGKTIRELELRTRYGVNVIAVRSNEDTIKIPPDIDAPIPEDVVMVMLGQYDMFENLKKK; the protein is encoded by the coding sequence ATGAAGTCTTATGTTGTTATCGGCCTCGGACGCTTCGGCAGCGAACTGGCAACCCGCCTTTACGCCTGCGGTGAAGAGGTTATGGCCATTGATATGGATGAACAGCTGATCGACAAGATCGCCGACCGGGTTACCCGGGCGGTGGCGGCTGATGCCCGTGATCCTGACGTACTGAAGAAGCTGGGCGTGGAAAACTTTGACCGGGCGGTGGTTGCGGTCGGTTCGGACCTGGCGGCTTCCGCACTGATCACCATGAACCTGAAGGCCCTGAATGCTCCCTTTATCATCTGCAAAGCGCATGATGACACCTACAAGGATATTCTTGAAAAGCTTGGCGCGGACCGGGTGATCATCCCGGAAAGGGAAGTGGCGGACAAGCTGGCGCTGGGGCTGACCCATGCCGGCGTCATGGAATACATTGAACTGTCCCAAGAATTCGGCATTGTTGAAATGCAGCCGATCGCTGAGTGGGTGGGCAAGACCATCCGTGAACTGGAACTGCGCACCCGCTACGGGGTGAACGTGATCGCGGTCCGCAGCAATGAGGATACCATCAAGATCCCGCCGGACATTGACGCACCCATCCCCGAGGACGTGGTGATGGTCATGCTGGGACAGTATGACATGTTTGAGAACCTGAAGAAAAAGTAA
- a CDS encoding glycosyltransferase family 2 protein: MARPILWIVVPCYNEEQVLPLTAPMFLQKVQELTDGGKISKNSRILFVNDGSADKTWSIIRELAEKDEHYIGICQSRNRGHQNAVLAGLMEAKDRCDITISIDCDGQDDINAMDRMVDEYLDGAEIVYGVRAKRDTDSFFKRFTAETFYKLMKTLGADVVFNHADYRLISAKVLQHLADFEEVNIFLRGMVPLVGFKSTTVSYDRAERLAGKSHYPLRKMLALAFNGITSLSVKPITLITAIGAGFSFIGLILMIWAVVKAILGQTVAGWASTVCIVCLLGGIQLISMGILGQYIGKTYLETKHRPRYIISARTWEAETRHYLEDDLS, translated from the coding sequence ATGGCCAGGCCAATCCTCTGGATCGTGGTTCCGTGCTATAACGAGGAGCAGGTGCTGCCGCTGACCGCACCGATGTTCCTGCAGAAAGTGCAGGAGCTGACAGACGGCGGAAAGATCAGCAAAAACAGCCGGATCCTTTTTGTGAATGACGGATCCGCGGATAAAACCTGGAGTATTATCCGGGAACTGGCGGAGAAGGATGAGCATTATATCGGCATCTGCCAGAGCCGGAACCGGGGACACCAGAACGCGGTGCTCGCCGGACTCATGGAAGCCAAGGACCGGTGCGATATTACCATCTCCATTGACTGTGACGGCCAGGACGATATCAACGCCATGGACCGCATGGTGGATGAATACCTGGACGGCGCGGAGATTGTTTACGGTGTCCGTGCGAAGCGGGATACGGATTCCTTCTTCAAGCGGTTTACCGCGGAAACCTTCTATAAGCTTATGAAAACGCTGGGAGCTGACGTGGTGTTCAACCACGCGGACTACCGGCTGATCTCGGCAAAGGTGCTGCAGCACCTGGCTGATTTTGAGGAAGTGAATATCTTCCTGCGGGGCATGGTGCCGCTGGTGGGCTTTAAAAGCACAACAGTTTCCTATGACCGTGCGGAACGGCTGGCAGGCAAAAGCCACTATCCGCTCCGTAAAATGCTGGCGCTTGCCTTTAACGGCATCACGAGCCTTTCCGTTAAGCCTATTACGCTGATCACCGCCATCGGGGCCGGGTTCAGCTTTATCGGGCTGATCCTGATGATCTGGGCCGTGGTGAAGGCCATTCTCGGACAGACGGTCGCCGGCTGGGCTTCCACGGTATGTATTGTGTGTCTGCTGGGCGGCATCCAGCTGATCAGCATGGGCATCCTGGGACAGTATATCGGAAAGACCTACCTGGAGACAAAACACCGTCCGCGGTATATCATTTCAGCCAGGACCTGGGAGGCGGAGACACGGCACTATCTTGAGGACGATTTGTCCTGA